In the genome of bacterium, one region contains:
- a CDS encoding Type 1 glutamine amidotransferase-like domain-containing protein, which yields MRGNTFKLLKFARKSNFKTSIESLLDRNGIYIGVSAGSIIVGPSIEIAGEVSADKNEVGLEDYTGLGITNLIVLPHYSSDIEEQAKAFEEKYKVCVERINNSQAIFIENGKRPLLNKKRGTLSYTSIIRVVPQFFSSSILLLCPLKSPRQAHK from the coding sequence TTGCGGGGTAATACTTTCAAACTTCTTAAATTTGCTCGAAAATCAAACTTTAAGACATCAATCGAAAGCCTGCTAGATCGAAATGGGATATATATAGGCGTCAGCGCAGGAAGTATTATTGTTGGTCCATCAATCGAAATTGCCGGAGAAGTTTCTGCAGATAAAAACGAGGTTGGTCTCGAAGATTATACAGGGCTTGGGATCACAAACCTTATCGTATTACCGCACTATTCTTCAGATATTGAGGAACAAGCAAAAGCTTTTGAAGAAAAATACAAGGTCTGTGTTGAGAGAATAAATAACTCGCAGGCTATTTTTATTGAAAATGGAAAAAGACCCTTGTTGAATAAAAAAAGAGGCACACTTTCGTATACCTCTATAATTAGAGTAGTTCCTCAATTCTTTTCATCATCGATTTTACTCTTGTGCCCTTTGAAATCTCCAAGGCAAGCCCATAAATAG
- a CDS encoding aldo/keto reductase translates to MHIYNQKGGNLWIGLIGFYFGTWQLGGQFKNLSTEYIESLLLFAVRSGIRRFDTAAVYGGGKVEAMLGACLPEDVTIVTKIPAAIKPNLEDLNRLKDFTHKAIYIEVCTDPWKGCVDLLLMQCFCITGCRHGHQKAGSNPRMPEWTQE, encoded by the coding sequence TTGCATATTTACAACCAAAAAGGAGGTAATTTATGGATTGGTCTAATCGGCTTCTACTTCGGTACGTGGCAACTTGGTGGGCAATTCAAAAATTTGTCTACTGAGTACATCGAATCGCTTTTGCTTTTCGCTGTTAGGTCTGGCATTCGCCGTTTTGACACGGCGGCCGTCTATGGGGGAGGCAAAGTCGAAGCAATGCTCGGCGCATGTCTGCCCGAAGATGTGACCATTGTGACTAAAATTCCCGCAGCAATCAAACCGAATCTAGAAGACCTGAACCGATTGAAAGATTTTACTCACAAGGCAATATACATCGAAGTTTGTACGGATCCTTGGAAAGGTTGCGTCGATCTTCTATTGATGCAGTGCTTTTGCATAACTGGTTGCCGACATGGTCATCAGAAAGCAGGAAGCAATCCTAGAATGCCTGAATGGACTCAAGAATGA
- the mltG gene encoding endolytic transglycosylase MltG: MIRKFWPFLLLIFMILIFLGMFKMLKDYRSDQAQRVAEMQKKAEEVKVTIIEGLNTEEIAEKLEDAGMFNKDQFMEAVENFDTTNFPIIQKPGKTLLEGYLFPDTYRFAKDATPASVIDTMLKNFVRRMSSIGVTVSDDKFIIPGYENLKPIGGDGQSGLSLYDVLVLASIIELESGDSSNMSLAEERGLVAGVFYNRMLIGQALESDATVNYVTGKSDPGVSIRDTQVNSPYNTYRYAGLPPGPIGNPSLGSIQAALNPTKSDYYYFLHKQPSGEAVFSKTFEEHVRNKQR; this comes from the coding sequence ATGATCAGAAAGTTCTGGCCGTTTTTATTGCTCATTTTTATGATCCTCATATTTCTGGGGATGTTTAAGATGCTTAAAGATTATCGCTCCGACCAGGCCCAGCGCGTTGCCGAGATGCAAAAGAAAGCAGAAGAAGTTAAGGTTACTATTATTGAAGGCCTTAACACCGAAGAGATTGCGGAAAAGCTGGAAGATGCAGGCATGTTTAACAAAGATCAGTTTATGGAAGCGGTGGAAAACTTTGACACTACCAATTTTCCGATTATTCAAAAGCCAGGCAAAACTTTATTGGAAGGTTACTTGTTTCCGGATACTTATCGCTTTGCCAAAGATGCCACTCCCGCTAGCGTGATAGATACCATGCTGAAGAATTTTGTGAGGCGCATGTCTTCTATAGGCGTCACAGTTAGTGATGATAAGTTTATCATCCCTGGATACGAGAATTTAAAACCGATAGGTGGCGATGGGCAGTCGGGCTTGTCTTTGTATGATGTGCTGGTGTTGGCTTCTATCATCGAATTAGAAAGCGGGGATAGCAGCAATATGAGCTTAGCCGAAGAACGCGGATTGGTAGCAGGCGTCTTTTATAACCGCATGCTGATCGGTCAGGCGCTAGAGAGCGATGCGACGGTAAATTATGTGACCGGCAAGAGCGACCCCGGCGTTTCTATTAGGGACACGCAGGTTAACTCGCCATACAATACTTACAGATATGCAGGCTTGCCGCCGGGACCAATTGGCAATCCGTCTTTGGGTAGTATTCAAGCCGCGCTGAACCCGACCAAATCTGATTACTATTACTTCCTGCACAAGCAGCCTTCCGGCGAAGCGGTATTTAGTAAAACTTTCGAAGAGCATGTGCGCAATAAGCAGCGCTGA
- a CDS encoding WecB/TagA/CpsF family glycosyltransferase, with translation MLETWIHVVISGARVLLTPKYLYKNIPEKITGADVFFDLIQLAAENNKSVYLVNDQLNSAQMTADLLQKKYPHLQVMVSQKSKDDPSLIADIKQAAPDMLFIAYGQPRQEKWIKQHLPDLPVKLAMGVGGTFDYAAGVKRNPPSWIRNSGLEWLFRLVTQPRRWRRIINATLGLIVSLVRFKVFSTFPYRSNASCVVVNNDNKIFLFASDPERIIKNGQYGLAGKKFWLFPQGGVKPHEDLIQSAKRELIEEANLANVEYLGTATHINKYDWTNGYRSLFLSRRLYCGQEQRTVFFRFLGDDSEIKLEDGYFSEWKWLSKEEVLATISPERRASAEIVLNELSQLIGTEL, from the coding sequence GTGTTGGAAACTTGGATCCATGTTGTAATTAGCGGGGCTCGCGTTTTGCTCACCCCAAAATATTTGTATAAGAATATCCCGGAGAAGATTACTGGAGCAGACGTTTTTTTTGATCTAATCCAATTAGCAGCCGAAAATAACAAATCGGTTTACTTAGTGAATGACCAGCTTAACTCGGCTCAGATGACAGCCGATTTGCTCCAAAAAAAGTATCCCCATCTGCAGGTGATGGTTTCACAAAAAAGCAAGGACGACCCGTCTTTGATTGCGGATATTAAACAAGCAGCGCCGGACATGCTGTTTATTGCTTACGGCCAGCCAAGACAGGAAAAGTGGATCAAGCAGCATTTGCCAGATTTGCCGGTTAAGCTTGCTATGGGCGTGGGCGGCACTTTCGATTACGCGGCCGGCGTAAAGCGCAATCCGCCGTCCTGGATTCGCAATAGTGGGCTGGAGTGGCTGTTCCGATTGGTTACGCAGCCCCGCCGCTGGAGGAGAATCATCAATGCAACCCTCGGCCTGATAGTTTCATTGGTTCGCTTTAAAGTTTTTTCCACTTTCCCGTATCGCAGCAATGCTTCCTGCGTGGTAGTGAATAATGACAACAAAATATTCTTGTTTGCCAGCGACCCGGAGCGGATTATAAAAAATGGGCAATATGGCTTGGCAGGAAAAAAGTTTTGGCTGTTTCCTCAAGGAGGGGTTAAGCCTCACGAAGATTTGATTCAGTCTGCCAAGCGGGAATTGATTGAGGAAGCTAACTTGGCTAACGTCGAATATTTGGGGACCGCGACGCATATTAACAAGTATGACTGGACTAACGGCTATCGCAGCCTCTTTTTGAGCCGCCGATTGTACTGCGGCCAAGAACAGCGCACCGTATTTTTTAGATTCCTCGGCGATGACTCTGAAATTAAATTGGAAGACGGCTATTTTAGCGAATGGAAATGGCTTAGTAAGGAAGAAGTGCTGGCAACTATTTCTCCGGAACGCCGGGCTTCTGCCGAGATTGTCTTGAATGAACTTTCACAGCTTATCGGCACCGAGCTTTAG
- a CDS encoding YjbQ family protein has protein sequence MSKKQFELIDITSHAKAAVVDSGVKSGMALVYNPHTTASIRLTHNEAMLQQDIMKMLYRLVPIEDNYGHDVFEMRSEVDVNERSNGHAHVKSFLLGTSETVPILNGELALGAKQSIFFVECDGGRNRDFSILIYGEQ, from the coding sequence ATGTCAAAAAAACAATTTGAGCTTATAGACATAACCAGCCACGCTAAAGCGGCCGTTGTTGATAGCGGCGTAAAAAGCGGGATGGCGCTGGTTTATAATCCTCACACCACGGCTAGCATTCGCTTAACTCACAACGAAGCTATGTTGCAGCAGGACATCATGAAGATGTTGTATCGTTTGGTGCCGATAGAAGACAACTACGGCCACGACGTGTTCGAGATGCGCAGCGAAGTAGACGTAAACGAACGCTCTAATGGCCATGCTCATGTGAAGTCGTTTTTGCTGGGTACGTCCGAGACTGTGCCGATCTTAAATGGCGAATTGGCTTTAGGCGCTAAGCAGAGCATTTTCTTTGTGGAATGCGATGGGGGTCGCAATCGAGATTTTTCTATTCTTATTTACGGCGAACAATAG
- a CDS encoding glutamate--tRNA ligase, with the protein MSNQEITTNQPVRSRFAPSPTGFVHVGNFRTALFAYLFARHHGGTAILRIEDTDQSRKIDGAVENLLSVMKTLGIEFDEGPRLTGDHQLEYRGAHGPYVQSQRLELYKEHAQKLVTLKKAYYCFCTQERLEELRKEQTALKKPPMYDRHCRNLSEDEVSSKLADNPNAVIRQAIPEEGQTIVHDLVYGDIIYKHEILDDQVLLKSDGFPTYHLAVVVDDHYMEITHVIRGEDWIPSTPKHLLLFEAFGWDKPQFAHLPLITNPDKTKLSKRQGDVAVEDFLQKGYLPEALVNFVAFLGWNPKTEQEVFSMQELIEQFDLVKVNKSGAVLDLHKLDWMNGMYIRQTNEDRLLELLKPYLVEQGIKLEDYPEQFLQAVVKIEKERLKNLSQIKEDTQFYFAEPEYDPEIVIWKKADRLDAVAKLTALVEKLSALDVEDFVAEKLEAIIKEWIGEQGFDTGNVLWPMRVALTGLAKSPSPFEVAGCLVLNGGKENVINRLNKAINLLS; encoded by the coding sequence ATGTCTAACCAAGAGATAACAACAAATCAGCCTGTCAGAAGTCGGTTTGCACCTAGCCCAACCGGGTTTGTTCATGTTGGCAATTTCCGCACTGCTTTGTTTGCGTACCTGTTTGCGCGCCATCATGGCGGAACGGCTATTTTACGAATTGAGGATACGGATCAAAGTCGTAAAATAGATGGTGCTGTCGAAAACTTGTTATCTGTTATGAAGACTTTAGGCATCGAGTTTGACGAAGGGCCTCGCTTAACAGGTGATCACCAACTTGAGTATCGTGGCGCACATGGTCCTTATGTACAATCCCAACGGTTGGAATTATACAAAGAACACGCACAGAAATTGGTGACTCTAAAAAAAGCATATTATTGTTTTTGTACTCAGGAACGTTTAGAAGAATTACGCAAAGAGCAAACTGCTCTTAAAAAGCCGCCAATGTACGACCGTCATTGCCGCAATCTTTCTGAAGATGAAGTTTCTTCTAAGCTTGCCGACAATCCCAATGCTGTTATTCGCCAGGCTATACCAGAAGAGGGTCAGACTATAGTGCATGATTTGGTTTATGGCGATATTATTTATAAGCATGAGATTTTAGATGACCAAGTTTTGCTAAAATCGGATGGTTTTCCAACTTATCACTTAGCAGTAGTGGTGGATGATCATTATATGGAAATCACTCATGTTATTCGCGGTGAAGACTGGATTCCTTCTACTCCCAAGCATTTATTACTGTTCGAAGCTTTTGGCTGGGATAAGCCACAATTTGCTCATCTACCTTTGATTACAAACCCTGATAAGACTAAATTATCAAAGCGACAAGGTGACGTGGCTGTAGAAGACTTTTTGCAAAAAGGTTATTTGCCAGAAGCGTTGGTTAATTTTGTAGCTTTCTTAGGTTGGAACCCAAAGACCGAACAAGAAGTTTTCAGCATGCAGGAACTCATCGAACAATTCGATCTCGTTAAAGTTAACAAGTCTGGAGCAGTATTAGATTTGCATAAACTAGATTGGATGAATGGTATGTACATTCGTCAGACTAACGAAGATCGATTACTGGAATTGCTTAAACCATATCTCGTTGAACAAGGTATTAAACTCGAAGATTATCCAGAGCAATTTTTACAAGCAGTAGTTAAGATTGAGAAGGAGCGTTTAAAAAATTTATCACAGATTAAAGAAGATACTCAGTTTTATTTTGCAGAACCAGAATACGATCCAGAAATTGTGATTTGGAAGAAAGCTGATAGGCTAGATGCTGTCGCTAAGCTCACAGCTCTGGTAGAAAAACTTTCGGCTTTGGATGTTGAAGATTTCGTTGCAGAAAAATTAGAAGCGATTATAAAGGAGTGGATAGGGGAGCAGGGTTTTGATACTGGCAATGTTTTATGGCCAATGCGGGTTGCATTAACGGGTTTAGCAAAGAGTCCTAGTCCATTTGAGGTCGCTGGCTGTTTGGTTCTTAATGGCGGCAAAGAAAATGTGATAAATCGCTTAAATAAAGCGATAAACTTATTATCCTAA
- the def gene encoding peptide deformylase has protein sequence MILPISKLPAKILRTPTEEVNLPGDKNLTRLINNMVTTCKAANGVGLAAPQIGQNLQLAIIYLEEAGLPVFPIINPRITEVSKETDEMEEGCLSLPNLFGKITRPKKITVEAYNLAGEKFVLTDDTFLARVLQHEIDHLNNILIIDKMNEVTSGHELIKQYQDKPFKLIGESKTEDADKMANSAGGDVAA, from the coding sequence ATGATACTACCAATTTCCAAACTTCCGGCAAAAATTTTGCGCACCCCGACAGAAGAAGTTAATTTGCCTGGCGATAAAAATTTAACCCGACTCATCAACAATATGGTTACTACTTGCAAGGCCGCCAATGGGGTCGGTTTAGCTGCGCCGCAAATTGGGCAAAACTTACAACTGGCCATTATTTATTTAGAAGAAGCCGGCCTGCCGGTGTTCCCTATTATCAATCCGCGCATCACCGAGGTTTCCAAAGAAACAGACGAAATGGAAGAAGGCTGCTTGTCTCTGCCGAACCTGTTCGGCAAAATTACCCGCCCAAAAAAAATTACAGTAGAAGCTTATAACCTGGCCGGCGAAAAATTCGTTCTAACCGATGATACATTTTTAGCACGCGTGCTGCAGCACGAAATCGATCATCTTAATAATATTTTGATTATCGACAAAATGAATGAGGTTACTTCCGGCCACGAGCTAATAAAGCAGTACCAAGACAAGCCGTTTAAGCTTATTGGCGAAAGCAAAACAGAGGATGCCGATAAAATGGCCAACTCTGCCGGCGGAGACGTTGCCGCATGA